The Flavobacterium sp. 1 genome contains the following window.
AATGATCCCCATGCAAATGGGAAACAAAAACATGATTAATTTTTGAAAATTTTAATTTGTTTTTACGCAATTGAACCTGAGTTCCTTCTCCGCAGTCAATCAAAAATAGTCTGTTTTTTATTTCTAAAACCTGAGAAGTGGGATTGGTTAAAGTACGAGGAGTAGCGGCATAACAGCCTAAGATGGTGAGTTTCAATTTTTTTTTGTTTAATATTGTTTTAAAATGGTTTAAACTTGTTTAAGTTAGTTTAACACAGTTTTAATCCTTAAAATTAATAATGTACAATCATTCGGCAATTTTAAACATTTAAACTCTAAACAATTTTAAACATCTTAGAAACCTAAATCTCTTTCAATTTCATCCATTTCTATTAAATCTTGAGCTTCCAATTGAGTAGGCACAACAATAATAGATCGAGGAACTTTATTAAAATCAATATTCTCTACAACCAAGACTAATGATTTTTTTGCTTTTTTATGTTTTTTGGATAAATCGGAGAAAATTTTAATTGACTTTACATCAACCGATTTATCATGGGTAATATCTAAAATAAGATTATGGTCTTTAAAGCTACTGTATTGGTTATTTATCTTTTCTAAAAAGGCTACAATATCTCCTTCAGTATCTTTAATTATAATAGTATGTCCTTTAGCAGTAACTTTCATGTATGCAAAATTTATTTAATTTTTGAAGCCAAAAGATAGATAACTGCCATCCTGATAGCAACTCCATTCTCCACTTGATTTAAAATTACCGATTGTTGAGAGTCGGCAACATCACTTGTAATTTCCACACCTCTGTTTATTGGACCTGGGTGCATGATTACAATTTCTTTATCTAATGAATCCAGTAAAGCTTTATCTACTCCATACTGTTGAGCATACTCTCTGGTCGATGGGAAAAAATTCACGTCCATTCTTTCATTCTGAACCCTTAACATATTAGCTACATCACACCATTCTAATGCTTTACGCAAATCAGACTCAACTGTTACTCCAAGTGATTCAATATATCTTGGGATAAGTGTTTTTGGTCCGCAGACTTTAACTTCGGCGCCCTGCATTTGCAAAGCATATATATTAGAAAGAGCAACTCTAGAATGCAGTATATCTCCAACAATCACCACTTTTTTCCCAGCTACATCTCCTAATTTCTCTCTAATTGAATAACTGTCCAACAAAGCTTGGGTAGGATGTTCATGAGCTCCGTCTCCTGCATTTACAATACTTGCTTTAACATTTTTGGATAAAAAATAAGCTGACCCAGGATTTGAATGCCTCATGACAACCATATCAACTTTCATAGAAAGAATATTGTTTACGGTATCAATTAATGTTTCCCCTTTTTTTACTGAAGATTGCGCCGCTGAAAAACTAATTACATCAGCAGATAATCTTTTTTGAGCTAATTCAAATGATAACTTTGTACGGGTACTGTTTTCAAAAAAAATATTGGCAATTGTAATATCGCGCAATGAAGGCACTTTCTTTATAGGACGATTAATTACTTCTTTAAAATGATCGGCAGTTTCAAAAATCAGGTTGATATCATTTTCATTAATATATTTAATACCTAATAAATGATTTACACTTAATTCGCTCATTATAATTTATTTTTTTTCAGATTTTTATAATTAATATATGGTAAAAGCGGTCTTATTGTTGTTCCTAAATCTAATTGGTCACTAAATAAACACCATCTTCTCCATCTTGTTCTGCCCAACAAACTTTTACTTTTTCACCATTAATAGCATCTACTTGACGGCCGCGATAATCGGGCTGAATGGGTAAATCTCTACTAAAACGTCTATCGATTAATGCCAGCAACTCTATTCCTGAAGGCCTACCAAAAGATTGAATTGCTGTTAAAGCTGCACGAATACTTCGTCCTGTGTACAGTACATCATCAATAAAAATGACTTTTTTATCTTCAACCAAAAAATCAATTTGTGTTTTATTTGCTTCCAAAGGCTTATTAGTCCTACGGAAATCATCTCTAAAAAAAGTAATGTCCAAATAACCTAAAGCTACATTTGGCAAGTGATATTCTTTTTCTAATAATTCTTTCAAACGTTCTGCCAAAAAAGTTCCTCTAGGCTGAATTCCAATCAATACAGTGTCCGAAAAGTCAAGATGTTTTTCAATTAATTGACAAGCCAAACGATTCAAAATAATATTGACTTCTTTTGAATTGAGTAACACTTTTTGGTTCATATTTAGAAATTATTTGTTTTTAAAAGATTACGGGATAGTATCATTTTAAAAATGCTTTATTCCATATTTATGCGTTTTTAAAACATCCGTAGATTTAGTTGAACAAATATACAAATTCCGATTGTAGAATCTGCACGCTGAGAATTTAAATATTTTTCGATTTTAAAAATTAAAATGATGAAACATAATCGCTAAATTATATGATGAATATAAATGATATCAACATAATTTTATAGAATTAACACTATAAAACTAAATTGTATGCAAAACAGAATCACTAAATTAATATTTGCTTTTACGATTCTTTTAACCCTGAACAGCTGCGAAACCATTGCAGGCATATTTAAAGCAGGCATGGATTTTGGAATATTTATTGTAGTTGCAGTTATTGCAGTTATTTTATACATAATAAGTAAGCTCTTCAAAAAAGAATAAACTAACCTTTTTACTTAAAAACACAAAAAAACTCCTGCAGTTTTTTGCAGGAGTTTATCATTATTCAGACTTATGTGTTTTTTAAGAATACATCTTCTTTCTTTGTTCCTGAATTTTTTCGTCATCCAAGTACTCATCAAATGTCATATAACGGTCGATAACTCCATTTGGAGTTAACTCTACTACTCTATTACCAACAGTTTGAGCAAACTCGTGGTCATGAGTTGTAAAAATCACAGAACCTTTATAATTTTTCAATGAATTATTGAAAGCTGTAATTGATTCCAAATCCAAGTGATTTGTAGGCTCATCTAACATTAAGACATTAGCGCGTTCCATCATCATTCTAGACAGCATGCAACGAACTTTCTCTCCTCCTGATAATACTCTGCTTGTTTTTAAAGCTTCTTCTCCAGAAAAAATCATTTTCCCAAGGAAACCTCTAATAAAAACTTCGTCACGCTCTTCTTCTGTTTTTGCCCATTGGCGCAGCCAATCCACCAATGTTAAATCATTTTCAAAAAAAGAATGGTTTTCTGCAGGTAAATAAGCTTGATTTGTTGTAATTCCCCAATCAAATTCTCCAGAATCTGGTTTTTGATTATTATTCAAAATTTCATAAAAAGCAGTTGTAGCACGCGAATCTTTTGAAAAAAGAACAATTTTATCGCCTTTAGCCATATTCAAATCTACCCCTTTAAACAAAATCTCTCCATCAATAGAAGCACTTAAATTTTGAACGTTCAAAATTTGATCTCCCGCTTCACGATCCTGATCAAAAATGATAGCTGGATAACGACGGCTAGAAGGCTTGATTTCTGAAATATTTAATTTAGAAATCATTTTTTTACGAGAAGTAGCTTGCTTAGACTTAGCCACATTCGCAGAAAAACGACGAATAAATTCTTCCAATTCTTGTTTCTTTTCTTCGGCTTTTTTGTTTTGCTGTGCACGCTGTTTAGCTGCTAACTGACTTGATTCATACCAAAAAGTATAATTTCCTGAATAATGATTTATTTTACTAAAATCAATATCCGATATATGTGTACAAACTGAATCCAAGAAGTGTCTGTCGTGAGAAACTACAATTACTGTATTTTCATAGTTTGCTAAGAAATTTTCCAACCAAGCGATGGTTTCAAAATCCAAGTCATTGGTAGGCTCATCCATGATTAGTAAATCTGGATTTCCAAAAAGAGCTTGAGCCAAAAGTACTCTCACTTTTATTTTACCTTCCAAATCACCCATTAGAGTATAATGATTATCCTCTGTAATTCCAAGATTTGACAGCATTGAAGCTGCATCTGAATCAGCATTCCAGCCATTCATCTCTTCAAATTGCACTTGTAATTCCCCTATTCTATCGGCATTTTTATCATTATAATCTAGGTAAAGTGCATCCATCTCTGATTTAACAGCATACAAAACTTTATTACCCATCATCACGGTTTCCAATACCGTATGTTCGTCAAACATATTGTGGTTCTGATTCAAAACCGACATACGTTTTCCTGGTTCCAAATGAATATGTCCCGAAGTAGGATCCATATCACCTGATATTATTTTAAGAAATGTTGATTTTCCAGCACCATTGGCTCCAATAACTCCATAAATATTTCCGTGTGTAAAGGTTGTATTTACTTCGTCGAACAAAATTCGCTTGCCAAATTGAACTGATAAATTATTGACTGTTAACATGAATGTCTTTTTATTAAAATTTTGTGCAAAAGTACAAAAAATAATCAAATTAGTACTAATTAGTAATTCCGTGATTTGTTCGTTTTTTGATTTTGAGTCGAAAAAAATATTCTACCAACAGCTGTTAAATGGAGTTATAAAATCACTATTGGATTTAACCAATTTTTGTCATAATAATTTATAGAAAAAGAATAATTTTATCGTTATAAAATATTTATTTATCGAAAAACAATAAAAATATATTGTTTTTCAATTTTTATTTCATAAGTTTGTTTTGAAATTAAAATTATTAATCAACCACAAACCATTTACCATGACAAAAAACAGACTTCTTAATGTGTCAATCTTTATTTGCAAATCATTCAGGTTAATTTATATTATCCTATTTATGATAGTTACAGGATTCTTTATTCATTTTCAAATTAATCCTTCAGCATACAAAAAATTCAATTTCAATGACTTTTCAATAGAAAAAAATACAGATTTAAAATTCAAAATTGAAACTAAATCAAAATTTAGCATGAATAATGACAAAGTACTAGAAGATAATGAAGTATATAAAATTGATAAACTAACTACCGGTTCTTCATTTTTTCTCTATATAGAAATTGCTTTATGCATGATTTTAAGTTTTTTATGTCTTAAAGAATTTCAAAATGTACTTGAATCTGTAAAAAGAATAAACACTTTTCAAGAAAGGAATGTAGCTTCTTTTAGAAAAATTGGTAAATATCTTTCTTTAATTTTCATACTATCAAGTTTTTCAATGTTAAGTTTTAAAAATGGACATATAATGTCTTTTAGTTTTTCTATTACTTTGCCATGCCTAATTATACTTTCTTTTATAATGGCTGAAATTTTCAAGGAAGGAAGTATGTTATCCGAAGAAGTTAATTTAACAGTATAAATATGGCTATCATCGTAAATTTAGATGTAATGTTGGCAAAAAGAAAAATGTCATTGTCTGAACTTTCAGAAAAAGTAGGGATAACACTTGCCAATCTTTCAATTCTTAAAACCAATAAAGCCAAAGCAATCCGATTTTCAACTTTAGATTTAATTTGCAAAGCTTTGGACTGCCAACCGAGTGATATATTG
Protein-coding sequences here:
- a CDS encoding ribonuclease Z produces the protein MKVTAKGHTIIIKDTEGDIVAFLEKINNQYSSFKDHNLILDITHDKSVDVKSIKIFSDLSKKHKKAKKSLVLVVENIDFNKVPRSIIVVPTQLEAQDLIEMDEIERDLGF
- a CDS encoding aspartate carbamoyltransferase catalytic subunit, with product MSELSVNHLLGIKYINENDINLIFETADHFKEVINRPIKKVPSLRDITIANIFFENSTRTKLSFELAQKRLSADVISFSAAQSSVKKGETLIDTVNNILSMKVDMVVMRHSNPGSAYFLSKNVKASIVNAGDGAHEHPTQALLDSYSIREKLGDVAGKKVVIVGDILHSRVALSNIYALQMQGAEVKVCGPKTLIPRYIESLGVTVESDLRKALEWCDVANMLRVQNERMDVNFFPSTREYAQQYGVDKALLDSLDKEIVIMHPGPINRGVEITSDVADSQQSVILNQVENGVAIRMAVIYLLASKIK
- the pyrR gene encoding bifunctional pyr operon transcriptional regulator/uracil phosphoribosyltransferase PyrR, with product MNQKVLLNSKEVNIILNRLACQLIEKHLDFSDTVLIGIQPRGTFLAERLKELLEKEYHLPNVALGYLDITFFRDDFRRTNKPLEANKTQIDFLVEDKKVIFIDDVLYTGRSIRAALTAIQSFGRPSGIELLALIDRRFSRDLPIQPDYRGRQVDAINGEKVKVCWAEQDGEDGVYLVTN
- a CDS encoding ABC-F family ATP-binding cassette domain-containing protein, which codes for MLTVNNLSVQFGKRILFDEVNTTFTHGNIYGVIGANGAGKSTFLKIISGDMDPTSGHIHLEPGKRMSVLNQNHNMFDEHTVLETVMMGNKVLYAVKSEMDALYLDYNDKNADRIGELQVQFEEMNGWNADSDAASMLSNLGITEDNHYTLMGDLEGKIKVRVLLAQALFGNPDLLIMDEPTNDLDFETIAWLENFLANYENTVIVVSHDRHFLDSVCTHISDIDFSKINHYSGNYTFWYESSQLAAKQRAQQNKKAEEKKQELEEFIRRFSANVAKSKQATSRKKMISKLNISEIKPSSRRYPAIIFDQDREAGDQILNVQNLSASIDGEILFKGVDLNMAKGDKIVLFSKDSRATTAFYEILNNNQKPDSGEFDWGITTNQAYLPAENHSFFENDLTLVDWLRQWAKTEEERDEVFIRGFLGKMIFSGEEALKTSRVLSGGEKVRCMLSRMMMERANVLMLDEPTNHLDLESITAFNNSLKNYKGSVIFTTHDHEFAQTVGNRVVELTPNGVIDRYMTFDEYLDDEKIQEQRKKMYS
- a CDS encoding DUF2975 domain-containing protein; its protein translation is MIVTGFFIHFQINPSAYKKFNFNDFSIEKNTDLKFKIETKSKFSMNNDKVLEDNEVYKIDKLTTGSSFFLYIEIALCMILSFLCLKEFQNVLESVKRINTFQERNVASFRKIGKYLSLIFILSSFSMLSFKNGHIMSFSFSITLPCLIILSFIMAEIFKEGSMLSEEVNLTV
- a CDS encoding helix-turn-helix transcriptional regulator — its product is MAIIVNLDVMLAKRKMSLSELSEKVGITLANLSILKTNKAKAIRFSTLDLICKALDCQPSDILQYTES